A region from the Salvelinus sp. IW2-2015 unplaced genomic scaffold, ASM291031v2 Un_scaffold1978, whole genome shotgun sequence genome encodes:
- the LOC112072600 gene encoding eukaryotic translation initiation factor 3 subunit J-A-like, which produces MPTTSNGVQEGVHVELXGVQEGVHVELGSQVVEEMPTTSTGVQEGVHVELVSQVVEQMPGVVNNVKGIDAISPSSKDEFTEFEKLLKDKISSFESSIHYSGFLESLFRELCLSLEVEDLKRVSNSLTVLLSEKQKQEKQLNKGKKKKKGVVPAGGMKSKMKDDLADYGEFDGGYVQDYEDFM; this is translated from the exons atgcccactacgagtaatggggtacaggagggggttcatgtggagctagNtggggtacaggagggggttcatgtggagctaggctcccaggtagtggaggagatgcccactacgagtactggggtacaggagggggttcatgtggagctagtcTCCCAAGTAGTGGAGCAGATGCCTG GTGTCGTCAACAACGTCAAAGGAATTGATGCTATAAGCCCATCTTCTAAAGATGAGTTCACAGAGTTTGAAAAGTTGTTAAAAGACAAGATATCATCTTTTGAGAGTTCCATACACTATTCCGGCTTCCTAGAGTCCTTGTTTCGAGAGCTCTGTCTCTCAC TGGAGGTGGAGGACTTGAAAAGAGTCAGCAACTCCCTCACAGTCTTACTAAGTGAAAAACAGAAACAGGAAAAG CAGCTGAATaaaggaaagaagaaaaagaaaggcgTGGTTCCTGCCGGAGGGATGAAGTCCAAGATGAAGGATGACCTAGCGGACTACGGCGAGTTCGATGGAGGTTACGTACAAGACTACGAGGACTTCATGTGA
- the LOC112072601 gene encoding protein mono-ADP-ribosyltransferase PARP16 isoform X1, whose translation MVSHMLGMQPPLPPDAVRELVCSCLHRDPVAADLRCSLFVAAAQNYKRDSVLRPYPPRYIRDRDTKEFDELLSDVSSLPGVRELVRLRPGEADHHLALTHWVLSSKSFAVKTLQKDEYAKLCNLTESEGISTPVPDFLFELEYCDQMNAKFEKTRAGRDLFYAFHGSRLENFHSIIHNGLHCHLNKTSLFGEGTYLTSDLSMAVLYSPHGNGWRDSLLGPLLSCVAVCEVIDHPDVKCQVKRKDSETIDRQRSRARNSEGGEVPQKYFVVTNNQLLRVKYLLVYSQRRHLSRHSRGRSWLVRHHFAIMMSLYLLLLIFIGAFNSTTFLSFWNRLFR comes from the exons ATGGTTTCACACA TGTTGGGAATGCAGCCACCACTCCCACCGGATGCAGTTAGAGAGCTGGTGTGTTCCTGTCTTCACAGGGACCCAGTAGCCGCTGATCTGAGATGCAGCCTGTTTGTGGCAGCTGCTCAGAACTACAAAAGGGACTCAGTGCTCAGACCCTATCCCCCCAGATacatcagagacagagacaccaagGAGTTTGATGAGCTG CTGTCAGATGTCAGCAGTTTGCCTGGTGTGAGGGAGCTGGTGAGACTGAGGCCTGGTGAAGCTGACCATCATCTGGCCCTCACACACTGGGTTCTCTCCTCCAAGAGCTTCGCTGTGAAAACACTACAGAAAGATGAG TATGCCAAGCTGTGTAACCTGACTGAGAGTGAGGGGATCTCCACGCCTGTTCCAGACTTCCTGTTTGAGCTGGAGTACTGCGACCAGATGAACGCTAAGTTTGAGAAGACACGGGCGGGACGCGACCTCTTCTATGCATTCCACGGCAGCCGACTGGAGAACTTCCATTCTATCATCCACAACGGACTACACTGCCACCTCAACAAG ACGTCGTTGTTCGGAGAGGGCACCTACCTCACCAGTGACCTCAGCATGGCGGTCCTCTACAGTCCCCATGGCAACGGTTGGCGTGACAGTCTCCTGGGACCGTTGCTAAGCTGTGTCGCCGTGTGTGAGGTCATCGACCACCCAGACGTTAAGTGCCAGGTGAAGAGGAAAG ACTCGGAGACCATTGACCGTCAGCGCTCCAGAGCCAGGaacagtgaaggaggagaggtcCCTCAGAAGTACTTTGTGGTCACCAACAATCAGCTTCTCAGAGTCAAGTACCTGCTAGTATACTCTCAGAGAAGACACCTGTCCAG ACATTCCCGGGGCAGGTCGTGGTTGGTCAGACATCACTTTGCCATCATGATGAGTCTCTATCTGCTGCTACTCATCTTCATCGGTGCCTTCAACTCCACCACATTCCTCTCCTTCTGGAACAGGCTTTTCCGGTGA
- the LOC112072601 gene encoding protein mono-ADP-ribosyltransferase PARP16 isoform X2, producing the protein MQPPLPPDAVRELVCSCLHRDPVAADLRCSLFVAAAQNYKRDSVLRPYPPRYIRDRDTKEFDELLSDVSSLPGVRELVRLRPGEADHHLALTHWVLSSKSFAVKTLQKDEYAKLCNLTESEGISTPVPDFLFELEYCDQMNAKFEKTRAGRDLFYAFHGSRLENFHSIIHNGLHCHLNKTSLFGEGTYLTSDLSMAVLYSPHGNGWRDSLLGPLLSCVAVCEVIDHPDVKCQVKRKDSETIDRQRSRARNSEGGEVPQKYFVVTNNQLLRVKYLLVYSQRRHLSRHSRGRSWLVRHHFAIMMSLYLLLLIFIGAFNSTTFLSFWNRLFR; encoded by the exons ATGCAGCCACCACTCCCACCGGATGCAGTTAGAGAGCTGGTGTGTTCCTGTCTTCACAGGGACCCAGTAGCCGCTGATCTGAGATGCAGCCTGTTTGTGGCAGCTGCTCAGAACTACAAAAGGGACTCAGTGCTCAGACCCTATCCCCCCAGATacatcagagacagagacaccaagGAGTTTGATGAGCTG CTGTCAGATGTCAGCAGTTTGCCTGGTGTGAGGGAGCTGGTGAGACTGAGGCCTGGTGAAGCTGACCATCATCTGGCCCTCACACACTGGGTTCTCTCCTCCAAGAGCTTCGCTGTGAAAACACTACAGAAAGATGAG TATGCCAAGCTGTGTAACCTGACTGAGAGTGAGGGGATCTCCACGCCTGTTCCAGACTTCCTGTTTGAGCTGGAGTACTGCGACCAGATGAACGCTAAGTTTGAGAAGACACGGGCGGGACGCGACCTCTTCTATGCATTCCACGGCAGCCGACTGGAGAACTTCCATTCTATCATCCACAACGGACTACACTGCCACCTCAACAAG ACGTCGTTGTTCGGAGAGGGCACCTACCTCACCAGTGACCTCAGCATGGCGGTCCTCTACAGTCCCCATGGCAACGGTTGGCGTGACAGTCTCCTGGGACCGTTGCTAAGCTGTGTCGCCGTGTGTGAGGTCATCGACCACCCAGACGTTAAGTGCCAGGTGAAGAGGAAAG ACTCGGAGACCATTGACCGTCAGCGCTCCAGAGCCAGGaacagtgaaggaggagaggtcCCTCAGAAGTACTTTGTGGTCACCAACAATCAGCTTCTCAGAGTCAAGTACCTGCTAGTATACTCTCAGAGAAGACACCTGTCCAG ACATTCCCGGGGCAGGTCGTGGTTGGTCAGACATCACTTTGCCATCATGATGAGTCTCTATCTGCTGCTACTCATCTTCATCGGTGCCTTCAACTCCACCACATTCCTCTCCTTCTGGAACAGGCTTTTCCGGTGA
- the LOC112072601 gene encoding protein mono-ADP-ribosyltransferase PARP16 isoform X3: MVSHMLGMQPPLPPDAVRELVCSCLHRDPVAADLRCSLFVAAAQNYKRDSVLRPYPPRYIRDRDTKEFDELLSDVSSLPGVRELVRLRPGEADHHLALTHWVLSSKSFAVKTLQKDEYAKLCNLTESEGISTPVPDFLFELEYCDQMNAKFEKTRAGRDLFYAFHGSRLENFHSIIHNGLHCHLNKTSLFGEGTYLTSDLSMAVLYSPHGNGWRDSLLGPLLSCVAVCEVIDHPDVKCQTRRPLTVSAPEPGTVKEERSLRSTLWSPTISFSESSTC; this comes from the exons ATGGTTTCACACA TGTTGGGAATGCAGCCACCACTCCCACCGGATGCAGTTAGAGAGCTGGTGTGTTCCTGTCTTCACAGGGACCCAGTAGCCGCTGATCTGAGATGCAGCCTGTTTGTGGCAGCTGCTCAGAACTACAAAAGGGACTCAGTGCTCAGACCCTATCCCCCCAGATacatcagagacagagacaccaagGAGTTTGATGAGCTG CTGTCAGATGTCAGCAGTTTGCCTGGTGTGAGGGAGCTGGTGAGACTGAGGCCTGGTGAAGCTGACCATCATCTGGCCCTCACACACTGGGTTCTCTCCTCCAAGAGCTTCGCTGTGAAAACACTACAGAAAGATGAG TATGCCAAGCTGTGTAACCTGACTGAGAGTGAGGGGATCTCCACGCCTGTTCCAGACTTCCTGTTTGAGCTGGAGTACTGCGACCAGATGAACGCTAAGTTTGAGAAGACACGGGCGGGACGCGACCTCTTCTATGCATTCCACGGCAGCCGACTGGAGAACTTCCATTCTATCATCCACAACGGACTACACTGCCACCTCAACAAG ACGTCGTTGTTCGGAGAGGGCACCTACCTCACCAGTGACCTCAGCATGGCGGTCCTCTACAGTCCCCATGGCAACGGTTGGCGTGACAGTCTCCTGGGACCGTTGCTAAGCTGTGTCGCCGTGTGTGAGGTCATCGACCACCCAGACGTTAAGTGCCAG ACTCGGAGACCATTGACCGTCAGCGCTCCAGAGCCAGGaacagtgaaggaggagaggtcCCTCAGAAGTACTTTGTGGTCACCAACAATCAGCTTCTCAGAGTCAAGTACCTGCTAG